The region TACACAGGCACTGGTTTCTAGTAATGTCAGGCATGATTGTGGAAGATGTAGTATTGGTAAATTTCTGATATTATTGATGTTTGGTGGATTGACATACTTAATGTTAGTGCACAGAAGTTACAACCTGGATACTCCTGCCTTTGAGAAAACTGACCATGGTAGGGTAGGTATTGGTAGAATTGGAAATTTTTTGAGAAAACCTCCAAGGCTCCCTCCACGGCTGTCTCCTGATGAAGTGCGTAATATTAGTTCTAATGTTGAAATAGGCAAGCCATCCACAGAATCTGAATGGATATCTCGGCAGGGAAAGGTCAAAGAGGCGTTCATCCATGCCTGGTCAGGCTACAAAAGCTTTGCAATGGGAAAAGATGAGCTTATGCCATTAACTAAAAGGGGTATTGATGGCTTGGGAGGATTAGGTGCCACTGTTATTGATTCTCTGGATACGGCCATGATAATGGGCATCAATGAGATTGCAGCAGAAGCTGGAACATGGatagaaaaaaatcttatgcAAAGAATTAGAGAAAAAGGGCAGgttaatttgtttgaaactaCCATACGAGTTTTAGGGGGCCTTCTTAGCGCTTATCATTTGAGTGGGAGTGATAGCGGGAAGTCCCTACCTTCTAAAGGGCCTAAACGTGAAGTATTTCTTGAAACTGCAAAGGGCTTGGCTGATCGGCTGCTTGTAGCTTTTACTGCAAGCCCAACTGCCATTCCTTTCAGTGATGTAGTTCTTCGAGACCAATCAGCGCATCCAGCTCCTGATGGCTTGAGCAGTACTTCAGAAGTTTCAACGTTGCAACTTGAATTCAACTACCTTAGTGCTATTACAGGAGATCCAAAGTATTCTGCCAAGGCAATTAAGGTGTTAGAACATATGAGGACACTTCCCAAGGTGGAAGGCTTGGTCCCTATATATATCAGGTAACAACAAATCAGACATCTGCCTATATCTTTATCTGcattatatattcttattagACTGAATACTTTTGCTCTTGGATTTAGTGTTgactgttaattttttttttattattcataatgTTTTCCAAAAATCAATGAGGATGACCTTTGAACTATTTGTGATGCTCAaaaacatttgttttttcttactTGAGGCAATCATACATTCTCTGGACATCTTCTGAGTCTCAagtttatttagaaattttatccTTTTGAACCTAAAACAAGAAAGTTTTCAAggctttttgatatttaatgcAGAATATCTCTGTTTGTTTTGTCCATATTTTTGTTGACCTGgcatatcaaatataatggAGTGTCAAATTGGATATTTTGCCATTCCAGTTCTGCTCCATGCTTCTTGTCAGCACACTTGTAGTTAATGAACTGACTATTTTGATCAAGTGTGCCAATGCTTCGAATATATGGCAAATTAAATTGGATAAGGCATGATTTAGGTTTACTTTGGTTTGTAGAATTGACCTAGAAGTGTATGCTAGGCCATATAACTGTTGATCACATTGTGCATTGGCTTTCGTGCTTTCTTCTTGACGTTACACATTCTTTAAACACAACTTATGGAGAGTGATAATTTGTGGCACAGCCCTCATTCTGGTCAATTCAGTGGAGAGAATATTAGGCTGGGATCCCGTGGTGACAGTTATTATGAGTACTTAATTAAAGTATGGCTTCAGCAAAAGGCTAGTCGTGATGGGCAGCTAAAGTACTTGCATGAGATGTATGAGGAAGCAATGAAAGGTGTAAGACATCTCCTTGTTCAGAAATCTATACCCAAGGGATTGATCTTTGTTGGGGAGCTTCCATTTGGAACTAAAGATTCCTTTAGTCCCAAAATGGACCACCTGGTATGTTTTACTTCAATGCCAATTCAAGTTTACAAAACTGATGTgaaattttccttttcttgacAAAGGGTGTCTCTAAAGATGTGAAACTGAATTTTAGTTCCTACTTtgcttttcaattttatttacttcTGCTTGAACCTATCAGTGAGATTAATATGGCTTGAAATTTTGTTGTTGGAATGGGGTGCTGATATAAAACTTTAAACTATTCATAGTAGTTTCAACTCTACAATTTCCAAATAGAATAGCAGTACATCTTCATAAAACCTGTTCCTAGAATTGTCATTTTAAAACATGATGTTAAAGAAATAATCCTCTAGGTCTCAGCAAATTTAAAGGTAATCCTCTTTATTCAATATTCTGAATGCAATGACCTTGAGATTTATAAATTATGTGTGGTTGTCTTCACATGAGTTGATTGTGCCTGGATGATCTTTAACTTGATTGGCATCCTGAGTTCCTTGCCCagattttacttttaaataatCAGCCTGCCAAGGATTGTTTTGTTGCGTTTATTTAGCCAGCATGCGCAGAAGTTAGATGAACTATCCATGCCCTTATTTGTGACCAGATCTAGCAAATGAGGTCTCTGGCCTGGTGGGTTTCTGTTAGGTCTCTGGTCTTGTCTCATTGACTAATTGGATAATATGAAAACTTTGAAGCCCCCTCAATTGCATGTTTCATCTTATTTAATTGTGGAGATTTTGAGAGTATTATTTCTGTGGCAATGAATCGTCTTATGTGGACGTCATGATTTGATCCGCTGTGCTTAGCATTGGCCATATACCATGATCTCTAATAGAATGCATATTTTATAGAATGATGTGGATATTTTGTCTTCTGTCTTTTCAGGTGTGCTTCCTCCCGGGAACCCTTGCTCTTGGGGCAACTAAAGgtataacaaagaaaaaagcaaTTGAACAGAATTTGTTAAATGCAGAAGATATGGAGAATTTAAACCTTGCTGAAGATTTGGCTAAGACTTGCTTTGAAATGTATGCTGTAACTTCCACTGGCCTTGCTcctgaaattgcttatttccaTACTGAGGTGAGTTATTTCCTTGGTATCAACACATATTGTTCTTGTTTCCCAACATGTCTTGGTCTGTTCTACACTGCAGATGATTTAAATTTCTCTGCTCATTTTAATTCAGGGTGCTTATGAGGGAGGTCATGATGGTGGTAATAAGAGTTCAGAATATATAAATGACATAATAATCAAGCCCAATGATCGCCACAACCTTTTGCGACCTGAAACTGTAGAATCTTTGTTTGTCTTGTACCGTATTACAGAAGATATAAAGTAAGTTCTCTATCAATATGTTCCAAGGCTTTATTGCATTCTCTTGTATAAGCATGACTGCATGATTCCTCTCCTAACTTCAACTATGCTTCACCAGATACCGCGAATGGGGTTGGCAAATCTTCAAAGCCTTCGAAAAACATACAAAGATTGATTCTGGGGGATATACTTCTCTGGATGATGTCACTACTTTACCCCCACGAAAAAGAGATAAGATGGAAACTTTTTTTCTTGGAGAGACTCTcaagtatttatatttattgtttggtGACACCAATGTTCTTCCTCTGGATAAGTATGTGTTCAATACAGAAGCACATCCTTTCCCGATTATTGAGTCTACAGGCTAGTTTGATATTCTGAGCAATTTTTCCATTTCCGTCGGCTGCAATGTCCGGGAAATTCCAGCATGAGATTCAAGGGAACTCGAACAATGTCTTCATTAATTGCCCGGAAACTCTTGCGTCCTCAGCTCTGGTGTTCATAACCTGTATACTGTATACTGAGAGGGGCTACTTTACATGATTATGCTAAAAGCTGCAAACTGATGTTTTATGGAATCAATTTTTGGTATTCTGATTCTTGTAGTCATGGAATAGCTAGCTCTACATCAGATTTGACCTTTTTGGAGTTGATTCATTCTGTGATAGTTCTTGCCTTCTTTCATAAGGTCATGCAGTGTTATTTTTGGAGCTGTTTGATGATTTCATGTATTTGTTCTTTATTGCTTGTGTTTCCCGCATCGCTTCTTAATATGCATAAATCTTGCAAGTAGCATTCATAGATTTGTCACTTTACTCTAATTCGGATTTCTAAATTGATGTGTTGTATACATTATCTTcgttattaaaattatattattattattattattattattattattattattattattattattattattattatcttcaaTACTTCGatgttggttttgttttcaaattaaatagAGTAAGTATGACTGGTGGTCACAAATGTTTCGTAAGTATAACGTTGTGGTCACATACGTATTTTTTGTAACGATATGGCCACTAAACTTGTCTCCGGTCACACTCATGGCCACAATTTCATGTTTGGGGTCTTTTTCCGGCGAAAGTGCTGAAGTGGCGTCCGACGTGcattatctattttaaaaaagatctTAGGTAACATTCCACCTCACCACCCTTTCTCTGCCCACTGCCACGTCAGCTGAGAACTTTACCATTTCGTTCATCAGCCCCTTCTCATGTCCCGAAGATCACACTAATCTAAACCCTTGTCCGAGCGCCCCCATTTCTCCTCCCAATCTGAGATTGCCTCTCCATGCCATCAGCCCTTCCCGTCCGGTGATCTCCTCGACGTAGACTTCTGAACAGATCTAGCATCACCACGGGCAGAATCCCAGTAAAAGCATTGGTGAAGGTAATAATTTAGGGATTTTAGGTTGATtggttttgcattttatttattttttttttttagtttgattgtTGTTCTATATTagtttaaggttggaactcctAGAAATGAATTAGTAGTtttggagatggagatgagagtttaatttattttccctaaagtgatttttttaatctgaaAAGGCATGGGTTTTATGTGTTATGTTGTGGTTGTGTTGGTGAACTTACATTTTGGAAGGCAAGGTTTTCGTTGTTAGTCATAGTACTCATAAGGAAGATGCTTCTCTTTCTAATGTGACAAACATCTCAGTGACAATAGACATGATTCACTAAAGCCtggaatttatgttttatagcattaatttagtttttagatTGATGTCCcctagttttgttttttattcaaattcgCTAAATCACCAACCATGGCTTATGAATTAAGGATGTGAATGAAACCATAATGaactctttaaattttttcattacTAGAAgttatttcttcataatttgttgGCATATATTAGTTTGCCAAGTATAACATCTTCATGATtgaaaacatataaacattcaaATTGTCAAGCATGGCTTGTCATTTTGATCTTATCTGCATCAAGGGATCCAAACTTTGAACTATATGTTTCATAATTTTCTCAGCTAACATAAGTTTGTGAGTTTCTCATGGATCATGTTGGAATTGTGTTCGTGTTCTTACACTAAACAAGTATTAGCTTTTTTCCTATCAGGCTTaatttcttgcttctttgaagTCATGGAGACCATAGTCTGAGTTGGTTTAGAATTATTTTGTTATCTCTTATATTAGCtttattttccctaaagtgaTTTTCCCCCCATGAGTTCTGTTATGCTatattaaatctctttatttccCCAAAACTGAtgatttatatatctttgtcATTAAggttttctctgttttcttggTTTGCAACTTCTTCTTATTGTTGTAAAAATTGTTATCTCTTTTTGGTACTGCATTTTccaaacaattttaataacagagaattaaatgttttcatttactATTGCTTGTGATCCTGTTGCTTGTGATCGACATgccaaattaatattttgttgtttttattagcAATTGAAATTGTATTAAAATACATCAGGTATAGTATGGAAGAGGTGCTAAATAGTGGTGTGCCAGATGAACATCCAATTGAGGAGGATGACTTCATTGATTCTGACTATGATATCCCTTCTGGTGATAAGAACTTCCAGCAAGTTTTGTATGAACGAAATAGTGAAAATAAAGGCAGCAGAGATATCCCATCTTTCCCTCAAAATAGCACAGTAATAGAAGGACTTGTTGGAGAAGAAAGAGAGTCTGCTAGTGATAATTCTGAGGACTTGTTCACAGAACCAGAAACAGATGATGATGGTCACACTAGGTTTGTAGAGTTTAATGAAGAGAAGGAGATGTATAACCCTAGGTTAAGGGTTGGGTTGGTATTTAGGGATTTTGATCAACTAAAGAAGGCTTGTAGAAACTGGGGGATTAAGAACAGATTTCAGCTATGGTTCCCACAAAATGATAGAAAGAGAGTGATCTGTGCATGCCACAACAAACAATGTTCTTTTAGGATTTATGCAGCTCACATGAGCAAAGACAATCCATCAGGTATGCAGCTGAGCTCATGCAAACCAACCCAGGTAGCACAGTAATTTTGTGGAGGGATGAAGGTGTCTTCAAATGGTTTTATGTCTGTCTGAAGCCCTTAAAGGATGCATTCTGGTCAGGTTGTAGGCCATTTATAGGATTTGATGGATGTTTTTTGAAATCTCTTTATGGTGGTCAGTTGTTGTCGGTAGTAGGGATTGACCCCAATGATTGTATATTACCCATTGCTTATGCAGTAGTGTTGGTTGAGAATGGAGATACTTGGACATGGTTCATGGATCTTTTGAGGGAAGATTTGGAGATCTGGAACATTAGATATCTCACCATAATGAGTGACCGACAAAAGGTTAGCtgtatgtttaaacattttctATTGATAGTAACtgtcatttaatttttgaattataattacAGGGTTTAAAAAGGGCTATCAAGATATATTTCCAGATGCTGAACACAAAAATTGTGTTCGACACATGTATACTAATTTCAAGGAGAAATTCAAAGGGAAAGCACTAAAAGATTTTTTATGGAATGTTGCGAGGGCTACTTATGTTCAAAGGTTTAACTATTGGCTTGGAGAAATAGAGAAGGTGAGTTCAGAAGCAAGAAGATGGTTTGATCATGAAGATAGACCTCATGCAAGTTGGACTAGGGCGTTGTTCACAACCTCAAGAAAGTGTGACATCCTACTCAATAATATTTGTGAATGCTTTAACACATACATACTTGATACAAGGGATAAGGGAATCATCACAATGCTTGAGATGATCAAGGTGAAACTGATgagaagaatgaaaacaaaaaaaggaagaaatgtTGAAGTACAAGGGACGCATATGCCCAAAGATCCAAAAGAAGCTAGACAAGATAAAGGAAGATGGGCAGTGCTACATCCCAGACTTCTCTAGTGGGCCCAAAGTGTAGATCATATTAGTGGGAGGGTCCTTTATTGTAGACATGATTGACAGAACTTGCACGTGCAGAAGATGGGACTTGACAGGTTTGCCTTACCCGCATGCAATCAGTGCTATTTATGGAAATGATCAGCAACCAGAAGATTATGTGCATGATTCCTATTTAGTTTCAACATATCTGCGGGTCTATGATCACTACATAAACCCCACCAATATTGAAGAGATGTGGCCAAATGTAAATGATGGCACACAAGTGATCCCACCGCCAattatgagaagaaaaaggggaagGAAAGCAACATCAAGGAGAAAAGAACCTGAAGAGATAGAAAATGCCTTCAAGGCATCAAAATTCAATTCCATACCTTCTGGGTtaggcaaacaaaaaattaataggAAGGGGTTAAGCAAAGGTAGGTGTAGTGTATGCCATGCAATCGGCCATAACAAAAGGCATCATGAGaaagtatgtattttgttatttagttCAGCTGAGTTCAAATGCATTAGTTGaatgattttaaatatcatcaattttttttaaatatgttttttataatgtCAGGGGATTGATAATGCACCTGAACCTGCACCTTCAAGCGTTGGCCGAAAAAGACAGAAAATACCTCATGtaattttctcatatataaCTTGTTAAATAATGGAAGCTAGTTTGTGTTGCATTAATTTATTTGCATCTTTGTTTGCTTCACAGAGAAGAAGCAATCAGGAAGTCAATCTAGAAAATGTCTCAGTTGGTAGTATGCAGCTGCCAATTCACCAAGTCAGCCCTATGATCTCTTAGGCATCCAGCAGTCTCAGACAAGGCAACCAAGTCAAATTACCAACAAAGGGCCAGTATTAAATGTCAGCATAAGCATGTCTTCCCATGTTAGTGTGGCTAACATGGGAAATGTGATCAATTGCACAATGCCAACTCAATCTCCAACAAGAGATAGGGCTTCTTCCTCAGTCATGGATGGTGGAAAGGAAATGGAATGTTTTGATGATGGAAAACTCtgttgatatttaaattatgaaCTTTGTGAACTAGTAGtaacattttattttgagtCAATGTCTTTTGGATTTGTTATGAAGTTTCTTTTAAGCACTGTCAGTTATGtattttgttggatttgttATGATGAACTTTGTTGTAAGCACTGGATTTTGAGTCAATGTCCTTTGGATTTTGAGTTAATGATGAACTTTGTTGTCAGCAGATTTATATTGTGCTCATTTATTCCCAGGTTTCAGTATATTTGTATTCCCAGGTTATTTGTATTTTCAGGTTTTATCAACAAAGCATATTTGTATTATGCTAAATTATTACGAGATTTCTGCAACTTAGTATATTTGTATTCCCAGGTTTCAGTATATTTATATTCCTAGGTTTTATCAACTAAACATATTTGATTTATGCTAAATTATTACTAGATTTCTGCAACTCAGTATATTTGAATTCCCAGATTTTATCAACTAAGCATATTTGTATTATGCTAAATTATTACCAGATTTCTGCAACTCAACATATTTGTATTCCCAGGTTTCAGTATATTTGTATTCCTAGATTTTATCAACTAAGCATATTTGTACTATGctaaattattaacaaattattaCCAGATTTTAGTAAATCTGTTTGCAGATTTTAGCAACCCATGatgcaaatttttttacatacaaGTCTGCAGACTTATAttgtgcaatttttttaaaattgtaaattggtatTGGCAGTGCAAACATGTATTTTTTGCAATCCATTATGCAAATTCTTATGAAGTAAATTGGTATAGTAAAAAATTTCTCATGTGaagaatgacaaaaaaaaacaagatcaaaTCCATGAGtgaaataataatccaaaacaatcTCACAATAACACAAATGAAGTAAACTGACAATCTCACAagtattcattcaaaataagGTTAAATTTCAATCTCACAATCATTTCACAAGCCTTCTAAACCTACAAGCTCTCTGTGCTAAACTCCATTACAAACAATCTCACAAGCCTTCTAAAACAACAAATCAAGATCAAACCCATGAGTGATGCCCTAGTGTGGGCCGAGTAATGCTCGACATTGGGCGGAGTCATGCTTGATTCTAGCCAAAGTAGCACACAAATCTTGCTGGAGCGATGTCCTAGTCTGACCAAGAGAAAAGAGTGCGTCATACTGGGCGAGAACAAGGTGGATCGTCTGGCCGGAGGGAACGTTGTCCTAGCCCTAGCTCTAATTTGATGAATGAAGCAGTAGGGATGGTTCTCAGCTGACATGGTTGGCTGACGTGGCAGCGGGCAGAGAAAGGGTGGTGTGGTGGAATGCCACCTAagatcttttttaaaatagacaATACACGTCGGACACCACCTCAGCACTTTCACCGGAAATAACCCCCAAACATGAAATTGTGGCCATGAGTGTGATCGGAGACAAGTTTAGTGGTCATATCGTTACAAAAAAAACGTATGTGGCCACAATGTTATACTTACGAAATATTTGTGGCCATTAGTGATACTTAACCAATTAAATAACACTTTTTACTCCGTTTTATCCATCAACCATGTTATCATGAAACTAGCACTTTTTCTAATAGTAAAATTCCTCTGTCCTGTCTAtaaattttcctcttttttttaaaagaaaaatatatgttttgataAATTTGGCATATTCTTGGTTACCGGTGTAATAAAATAATGCCTTTTCACACTAGACTGCTAATatgacataaataaatttgagaTAAATAGTTacggccaaaaaaaaaataaaaagaaaaacactaaaGATAAATAGATGTAGTTATCTTTGAAAATTGAGATGATACAAATTACATCTTGTTTTACCGGGGGAGAACAATTATTTCCTCGCTAAATGCAGTGTGTGACAGTCACATGCACAAAAATTTTAtgattgttattaatattaataaataataattattattttgaaaaaaaaataaagtttcaattttaaatcatttaatttgatcGATATTGATGAAGCTAAACTATGGTTAcatcaaagaaaattttttctttcctacttaatatttttttaaaaaaattcctaatcATAAATTTTGGTCTGACAATTAAAAaccccaaaataaataaataaataaaagaaatagaaaaaaaaaaagaatattttggaCTCTCGGACAAAAACAAGAGCAATTATAGTTTTCGTACTTCTCGAGAAAACATCGAAACAAAACTACAAAACGCATGCGCCCATCGATTCGTCAAAAGTGGAAACAGTCGCCTTCGCTTCAAGATCTCCGCCGAATTTGCAAACCAAGGCGATACCACGAAGCTCGAGGACAAGCACGCCATGAATCCCTTCATACCTTCGATCTCCAACTCCGTCCCTTCTTCTCCTAATCCTCTCTCCATGTCTtcctctcttcctttttttctccgGCTCGCTCCTCTCCGTCAATCTATCATCAGATCCACGATCCCAAATCACACTAGGGCGCCAGCATACTCTTGGTTCTCCAAGGTACAGCCGTTGCGTTTTTCTCCAGCTTGATCTcttgattgatttttctttttggtgtttcTAGCCATCCGGATTGCGCATTGATCGGCGGGGATGTACTTCGAGCGGTTTCCCCATCCGCGTCTCCGCCATGGACGACGTATGTCTTTTTAATGATGAAATGAGGTTcctttgttgataatcttgtgaagtctttaatttttcttgtgtatttttttaaaaaaatgataggaTCCGATGGATGTTTATTCCATtttcgatgagaatgatgtggTTTCTGGAATGAATTCTTCGTACATGATGTCTTCTAGTGAGGGCGAAGATAGTGATAGCGATCCGTTCCTGGATCCTAACAGGGATGTTGACTTACCGCCCAGGAAGGATCAAAAGGATATTCCAGATGCTGCATTAACTATGGCTGCGCATAGATTTGCTTCGATCAACAGAGGGCACAGAAAAAGGAGGTGAATGGATTTCTTGAGTTTggaattttggtatttttgttGGATTATTTTTAAGATAATGAATATCATGAAAGATGACACTTAGCTTAGTTTTAGTTGAGATCTTCGTTTAGTTTCCATGATCAACTGATATAGTGTGGTTGCAATTGTGCTATAAATTTGCAatctaataaattttcttttgccaaacgcaagaaaatttcaaataaataaatatgatactGCACTTGAACCTGAGGCTCTCATACTTATGttgaaaaaatttcattttgtcGGCAATGAATTGTTTATGAAGTGCTGAAGGTTAGAACTATTGTTATGCACTCCAGTTTCAgtttggttttaaatcaaatgtATTGGATTCaagtaatttcaaatttaaaagtaataattttacCTAAAAAGAATGCTCAAAAGAATTTCTATGTAGTTTCCCTGATGTTTTTAAGCTTTTACCTTCTGCACCACCCTACATTCCCCTCTCTGGGCAGGGGGCACTGAGGCTGAGGATGCCCCTAATTGAGTCAAATCCACTATATCTGATTTGAGTTCAGCTGAACTCAACCTGATTGGCCACAACATTGAATTGATTTTGGTTAGCTATGATCAAAATTAACTTTGTTGGTTAATTCAAAAGGCATGGGTTGACCATGATTAAGTTTCAGATCCTTCTGGACAGGTGTCGTCAATTTGGCAACATATTTTTGAGTTGGTAATGCCTTGGGTTAGACTTTAGAGAATCAAACTGTGAAAATCCAGTTGTGATAACAAAAATAACTCTTATGATTGAGTCTAGATTATACAGCCCGCTTTAGCAGGCCATACCTTCTCTGTGATCATCAGTGTTTTGTTCGTAATTCTTTTTCTAACACACAAGGTGGATCATGATATACTCATCTTGAAACATTCAATGAGAGATTAAGATATGTGTTAAATATGATGGTATCATATCTTAGATTAAGTATACTCCCTTTCAAAGAGTGTGCATCTGCCCTTTTTATGAAACTTTATAATCCAAaattttcctatctttttcatggttaaaacaaattaaacggTTGTGACAATGTTTTAAAAGTTGGCTGTCACTAGCATTTCTATAGGAGAGTAGTTGCTCTTGTAGAAAATCAAGACATATTTGTACTTAGGTTCTTATATATTAGCAACCTTTGCATCGCATGATCCTTTTTATTATGTATCAGTGAATTAGCTCTACTTTAGGCTATGGTATGTGATGTCATGTGCttattttaagaagaaaataaagatgaagaagacCTAGCCGTAGCATATACTGTTATTGAACCCGGTGGGattaagaataaaaatgaaactaGAAGATCCCGGTGATGTGTGGACTTCGAAGGAAGCGGTAGCGACCGGATGGTGAAGTTTGAAACTGTTGTAATCTATGTATATTTCCCGTATTCtatgatatatatgtaattcCCGATATATTATATGATGTTGTTCCTTTCAAGATAAATCTGCATTTAATAtgttaaaacatatttaaataaatcacatataacaaacatgatttgattatatttgtaCAAATAAAACTGGACTTGGGCCGAGTTATCTACAGAAAATATATGTTTCTCGAACCGGGCCACGAAATGTTTAACAGCTTTAATTACAGAATTAATAGAAATAACTCCAAAACTATTAAGGAAATTTAAAACATTACATCTAAATacatgaagaaaattttttgtATGTGGGCGTAGTGTAGTCCGTCTACGGAAGAATAACCAACATTTATTGATACGTAGAGCTCTACGTAGATTACAGTTGAATCTTTATCTCCATTGTTATCCGGTTCCAGTTGTTGTAGAACAGTCTGCCTATGTGCTCCTTCACCTGGAAGTACAAAGGATTACGTAGTTCCCAGTAAAATACATGTATTTGCCTACTCTTCTGTGAGTATTTCTCCGGTTCTACTATCCATTGTTAGGTAGAATAACCGGATGAAGGACTTGTGTTACTATCTTGGGCTTGGGCCGTATTGAACAGAGGCTCATAAAGGAACTCAAACTGGGCATTTTTCAAGGTCCAATCCCGCAGGCCCACATTTTCAGACTTGTCAAGGAATTCCTTATAACTAGAATCACAGCCCGGGttgcataaaataataaacgGTATCCCACCTCTAATTCGAACAGGTTTCCCGTATTTGCAATTGGTTTGTCAATCTCTCTGTGCGCCGATGAGCTCCTTCCAGTGTTTTATACGTAGATAACTTGGTGCCACGTCATCAATAACATTGTATAAAACATCTTGGTGAAATGTTGCTTGATTGAAATCCAGATGGCCACAGATGTAATTATGTTTACCCAGAGAACGGGCCCATGCAGTTTTACCAATACGACTTGGGCCTTCAATAATCAGACTAGTGGGTCGAATACACTCC is a window of Dioscorea cayenensis subsp. rotundata cultivar TDr96_F1 chromosome 5, TDr96_F1_v2_PseudoChromosome.rev07_lg8_w22 25.fasta, whole genome shotgun sequence DNA encoding:
- the LOC120261652 gene encoding mannosyl-oligosaccharide 1,2-alpha-mannosidase MNS3, which translates into the protein MASRPLPYSTRDLHYDNAKFRHRSPFKVITQALVSSNVRHDCGRCSIGKFLILLMFGGLTYLMLVHRSYNLDTPAFEKTDHGRVGIGRIGNFLRKPPRLPPRLSPDEVRNISSNVEIGKPSTESEWISRQGKVKEAFIHAWSGYKSFAMGKDELMPLTKRGIDGLGGLGATVIDSLDTAMIMGINEIAAEAGTWIEKNLMQRIREKGQVNLFETTIRVLGGLLSAYHLSGSDSGKSLPSKGPKREVFLETAKGLADRLLVAFTASPTAIPFSDVVLRDQSAHPAPDGLSSTSEVSTLQLEFNYLSAITGDPKYSAKAIKVLEHMRTLPKVEGLVPIYISPHSGQFSGENIRLGSRGDSYYEYLIKVWLQQKASRDGQLKYLHEMYEEAMKGVRHLLVQKSIPKGLIFVGELPFGTKDSFSPKMDHLVCFLPGTLALGATKGITKKKAIEQNLLNAEDMENLNLAEDLAKTCFEMYAVTSTGLAPEIAYFHTEGAYEGGHDGGNKSSEYINDIIIKPNDRHNLLRPETVESLFVLYRITEDIKYREWGWQIFKAFEKHTKIDSGGYTSLDDVTTLPPRKRDKMETFFLGETLKYLYLLFGDTNVLPLDKYVFNTEAHPFPIIESTG